The Medicago truncatula cultivar Jemalong A17 chromosome 7, MtrunA17r5.0-ANR, whole genome shotgun sequence genome includes the window CCGTTTTAAGCTTAAAATGAGATTGATGAGAGAGAACAAAATAACAATTGGTTTGTGGACAATCGAAGGATACATAGATGAAACAGTGTATAAGGATGGATTTGAGTTCACTATGATACAAAACTGCAACTGTTATGATGGAGTACATAAATAagaacctgtttttttttttttacagtttaTGCTTAAGAGTAAATAGGTATGCCATTTAACAGTATTAGATTTACACTGATATtgacttttgattttatttgctaCAGGTGCATTTCTGGATATATTTTAGATCTTGCCTTTTCTGCCATgaaatttctcttctttttcatctattttgaaaatttattgacACTTAATTATATTTGAACATTTGTTGTGTGTGTGCAGGTTAACTTGCCTCCTTCTTAATCTTAGTGTGGAAGATATCACCAATCACACATTTGAGAGTTCCTCGTTCAAGGTATAGTTTTTCTACTCCTGCTTTCTTTACTCATGTGTTGAACTATGTTTTCTCAGCTAGGCTGCATTTGCTTTTATTACTATCCTCTTTAATTTCAATCTCCCTAATGTCGCTCCTTTACTGAATATTCgtttttgtttacaaaattgACTGTCGAATTTGTAGAgcctttttttattgttgaattaagatttttccataaatgatcatatatttctgattgttaaaaaattgaCACTAAAGATGAAGAATTAACATTGGTCAAACTCACTAGAGATAGATATCTCACCAACCATACAACTAACGGGGACAAGACTAATGCATTAATTATTGAGAGGTTGAACTTGGGGTATTGCAAATCTCACAGTTAAAAGACTTTGTATTCCGCGGTGTAGTAATAACAGTGTTGAGTTATCTGCATAACCATATTATGCGTGTCTGTTCGTTGATCGTTGTTGGCACTGCATCCTGTGCATACATGCAGTTTGTTCACACATTTAATCATGGTCGTTTAACCTTTGTTATTGGGAAACAGAAATTGTGGCGCAAGATTACGAAGAAATTTTGAATCTGTAGACTGCCTTGAGCCAAGCAACATATGAAAAGACCGTGCTTCCATAACTAGGTGTGTTAGTTATATGATTTTAGGATTCATTATTCTGCATTTATTCAATAACAGATTTAACTTTGGGTACCACAAGTGTCACCCATGCTGCCTTTCTATCCTGTGCATAATGAATAACAGTGTGCCGCGAATTGATTACAGTATCTCTTCATTAAACCGTGCTGGCTTTGTATCATGTGCACTCATGGTAGCAATTCATACGTGGACACAAATGTCGTCATTTATGGCGCTCAAGATCTAGAgccaaacaaacaataaacagaAAAGTCATTATTAGTGACTTTACACTTCTCTGAACATTCTCATTGGCAGCTTAAGATTAGAGACTATTATATAAGACAAAGTAGCAACAATTGAACCGCACATCTCTCCTATGTTTTATCTAACTCATTTGGATGTAACAAAGTACAATTTATATTATCTCAGCAAATactttcatctaaaaaaaatcataatggACCCAAACAAGAAGCGTAGAGTTCATGGACAAAACTTACCATTGTCCTATGTTACTAATGGTAATCATACCTTTTCTACATTTGGTGCTATTACTAATTcgattttgtgtttgatttgagACATACTATGTTCATATCTCTTTACAGTTGCTTCATCATCCGACTTATCACAATTTACCAACAGAAATGTGACAAGAAAGCTTACCCCTATTTCACCTGGTAGATATGTTCTAAAGCGTCCTAGAAATTTGCATTGCGGTGACCTAAACAAAGCAACCGTAACCGGGTCAAATGAGAATCAAAGCTTTTATCCAGAGTGCGGCGAGAATGGTGAAGATTGTGACGTTCCTGACAATGATTTGGGTAAGTTTTGCAATTAATTGCGGTTTTTCGTCGTTATTTTAGTTATTATAGTTCCTATATGAGAGACCAAAATATTTggaacaattaaaataaattatggtaTGTATTGTTccctctattatttttgttttgtttttagcaTTGTCTTCATTATGTTGTGTTCAACAAAAAGCATAGTATGCATATGACTTTCGATGATTAGATTTATGAAAATGTCTCCCtctgtaataataataatgtatgtgACAATTTGTGGTTTTTTAAATTGTGGAGCATTAAGTTACCCAGCACCATAGATTTGTGCAAATTCAGGCGAACTGTACAAGTTGACCCTGTTCAAATTTTTTCAGGTAGATTACTCATCAATGACAGTTTATTATTTGATTCTATCATGAATGGTGCAATTGCTTTCCCACAGTTTTGTATCAATCTCAATTTTTCTTCCCTGGCAATAATTTATGTTGTTGTGATTCTACTTGCTATTTTTATATAAGGATGGAATGAAGTGTCACATTTTTCTGCATATTTTTATATACTCTTAACAGGTTTTGTAGTCGCGAGGCATCCTTGGCCTGGGAGCATAACGATGAATCTGCAAGTTGCAACACAGATTGTGACGAATTTCTGTATTGTATTCTAAAAATGTATCTTTAAGCGGAAACGACGGTGTAGTTAGTAACGAAGGTACATCTACAAATTATGGCATATCAGATCATCAATCTTCTGGCACTGGCTCATAGTCTCTTCCCACAACATCAGTTACTATAGACAGACAAACTTTAGAGCCAAGTAAGGTGAAAGGCATCAAAGGGGAAAAAGAAACGAAAGGAAAGGAAATTCTTCAGAAGGCGGGATGCTTCTGGGTCAACATCTGATCTTTATAACACTTACAAGGGACCTGAGGAAAATAAAGAAGCTGTTGCAACTTCAGAGAGCACTGCAAATGTTTCTATTTCTGAAAATTTGAAGCAGCTACTGATGGTTGGTTGCTTCACACATTCTCTCTCTCAAACTCAGTTTTTGTTAATGGTGTTGAAATTACAAAGTATATCGAGACAACATCAtagtcttttctttttgttcttgCCATGAAGCATAAAGAAGTTCAGGTGACTCTTGCGAAAATATGTAGTGAAAAAGTAGAGATGTATGCAGTGTCTTTTGCAAaatctcttttgtaaaaaagTTAATAGATCACTGCTCAATCCAATGAAGAGAATTTTGAATCAATTAtgaaattttcttttctaaatgtATAATGAGATTGAGTATTTTAATTGTGAAATTATTAACTTCCATGTTATTTGTATGTAAGTTTGGTTGATTGaacaaatcatatattatttcaatttaaaaagtttattttttagaaatgcTAATCATATTAAAACATTTtagaatacttttttttttttatctcatattgtatatctatttcttttatgatttttaatatgTACGGGTCGGAAGTCCGGAGTTACTTCAAGAAAAATGACAAAGATATTGTTAACTAATGAGAAAGACGAAGATACAAATGTAACATCTAATGTAGATTATAAAGAAGTGGTTTAAAATGTTCGTTAGTTAACATTCTCATTACTCATGTGATGTTGGAATGAAGtttcaattataatatattttatgttctAAATTGCTAATATATTCCACCCAATCAATCAATCACTTGAAAGTTCCTTTGGAAAAGTTCCTAGAGCTCCTCACCATCACGATCATCCGGATAATCAGTTTGAAGATG containing:
- the LOC11440467 gene encoding uncharacterized protein, producing the protein MFYLTHLDVTKYNLYYLSKYFHLKKIIMDPNKKRRVHGQNLPLSYVTNVASSSDLSQFTNRNVTRKLTPISPGRYVLKRPRNLHCGDLNKATVTGSNENQSFYPECGENGEDCDVPDNDLGFVVARHPWPGSITMNLQVATQIVTNFCIVF